The following are encoded in a window of Gossypium raimondii isolate GPD5lz chromosome 13, ASM2569854v1, whole genome shotgun sequence genomic DNA:
- the LOC105782184 gene encoding sulfate transporter 1.2: MSHRVADALGYKDMDNISAASSRHNSENLPYVHKVGVPPKQNLLKEIAGTLKETFFADDPLRQFKDQPRSRKLVLVFQALFPIFEWGRNYSLSKFKGDLIAGLTIASLCIPQDIGYAKLANLDPQYGLYSSFVPPLIYAFMGSSRDIAIGPVAVVSLLLGTLLQNEIDPSENPVDYLRLAFTATFFAGITQFTLGFFRLGFLIDFLSHAAIVGFMAGAAITIALQQLKGLLGIKKFTKKTDIVSVMRSVWSAAHHGWNWETILIGMSFLAFLLVAKYIGKKKKKLFWVPAIAPLISVVLSTFFVYITRADKHGVQIVKHIRRGINPSSLNEIFFSGEYLAKGFRIGVLAGMIALTEAVAIGRTFASMKDYQLDGNKEMVALGTMNVVGSMTSCYVATGSFSRSAVNYMAGCNTAVSNIVMSSVVLLTLELITPLFKYTPNAILASIIISAVISLVDIEAMTLIWKVDKFDFVACMGAFFGVVFSSVEIGLLIAVSISFAKILLQVTRPRTAVLGKIPRTTVYRNILQYPAATKVPGILIVRVDSAIYFSNSNYVKERILRWLADEEEQLKESSRPGVQYLIVEMSPVTDIDTSGIHAMEELFRSLEKRDVKLVLANPGPAVVDKLHASKFHEMIGEDRIFLTVEDAIVTCAPKMDLEP; encoded by the exons ATGAGTCATCGAGTCGCTGATGCGCTTGGCTACAAGGATATGGATAACATCAGTGCTGCTTCATCACGTCACAACTCGGAGAATTTGCCATATGTTCACAAGGTAGGGGTACCCCCTAAGCAAAATCTGCTGAAAGAAATTGCAGGCACCCTGAAGGAAACTTTCTTCGCCGATGATCCTTTACGCCAGTTTAAGGATCAGCCGAGGTCGAGAAAGCTTGTGCTAGTCTTCCAAGCACTGTTTCCTATTTTTGAATGGGGAAGGAACTATAGCCTTTCTAAATTCAAAGGTGACTTGATTGCTGGACTTACCATTGCAAGTCTTTGCATACCACAG GACATTGGATACGCAAAGCTTGCCAATCTCGACCCCCAATATGGATTGT ATAGTAGCTTTGTTCCACCTCTTATTTATGCATTCATGGGAAGCTCACGGGATATCGCTATTGGACCGGTGGCTGTGGTGTCTCTCTTGCTTGGTACTCTCCTGCAGAATGAGATCGACCCATCTGAAAATCCGGTGGACTACCTACGCCTTGCATTCACAGCTACATTCTTTGCTGGTATCACTCAATTCACACTTGGATTTTTCAG GCTAGGATTCTTAATAGACTTCCTATCTCATGCTGCCATTGTTGGCTTCATGGCTGGTGCTGCTATCACCATTGCCCTTCAACAACTTAAGGGTCTGCTCGGCATAAAAAAGTTTACGAAGAAAACTGATATTGTCTCCGTCATGCGCTCAGTTTGGAGTGCAGCACATCATGGT TGGAATTGGGAAACTATACTAATAGGAATGTCCTTCCTGGCGTTCCTCTTGGTCGCAAAATACATT gggaaaaagaagaagaaactatTTTGGGTGCCCGCAATTGCTCCGTTGATTTCGGTTGTCCTCTCCACCTTTTTCGTGTACATCACACGAGCTGACAAGCATGGTGTTCAGATT GTGAAACATATTAGGAGGGGAATCAACCCATCATCtttgaatgaaatatttttctctGGAGAATATCTTGCCAAAGGTTTCAGAATAGGTGTTTTAGCTGGTATGATTGCGTTGACG GAAGCTGTGGCAATTGGAAGAACATTTGCTTCCATGAAGGACTACCAGTTGGATGGAAACAAGGAAATGGTAGCATTGGGAACAATGAATGTCGTCGGTTCGATGACATCTTGTTACGTGGCCACAG GATCCTTCTCTCGCTCGGCAGTAAACTACATGGCTGGATGCAATACTGCCGTATCTAATATCGTGATGTCCTCTGTCGTGCTACTAACATTGGAACTCATAACTCCATTATTTAAGTACACTCCAAACGCAATACTTGCTTCCATCATTATATCTGCAGTGATTAGCTTAGTAGACATTGAAGCAATGACCCTAATATGGAAGGTCGATAAGTTCGACTTTGTTGCTTGTATGGGAGCCTTCTTTGGTGTCGTTTTCTCTTCCGTTGAGATCGGCCTTCTAATAGCG GTCTCGATATCGTTCGCTAAAATCCTCTTACAAGTTACAAGACCTCGAACCGCGGTTCTCGGAAAGATCCCGAGGACTACGGTCTATAGAAACATCCTTCAATATCCAGCTGCAACGAAAGTTCCTGGCATACTCATTGTTAGAGTTGATTCTGCAATTTACTTCTCCAACTCCAACTACGTAAAAGAAAG GATTTTGAGATGGCTGGCTGATGAAGAAGAACAACTAAAAGAAAGTTCCCGACCCGGAGTCCAGTATCTCATCGTCGAAATGTCAC CCGTTACTGACATTGACACTAGTGGCATACATGCCATGGAAGAGTTATTCAGAAGCCTTGAGAAGAGAGATGTTAAG CTTGTTTTGGC